One part of the Olleya sp. YS genome encodes these proteins:
- a CDS encoding polysaccharide deacetylase family protein — translation MPVFPVKTPKIIQRLFSKYIWKKASSSKTIYLTFDDGPTPKITQWTLDILKQYQAKATFFCIGQNIKKHPDIFKSIVEDKHTVGNHTFNHLKGWKTNTKTYIDNTDITQTLIDSKIKNRKSEIKHLFRPPFGKIKRKQAKILINKGYKIVMWSVISYDWEQKLSPEQCLKNVLKHTTSGSIVVFHDSVKASRNMQFALPKVLEHFSQKGYQFKAL, via the coding sequence ATGCCTGTTTTTCCTGTAAAAACACCCAAAATTATACAACGCCTTTTTTCAAAATATATTTGGAAAAAGGCGTCGTCATCTAAAACCATATATTTAACTTTTGATGATGGTCCAACTCCAAAAATAACACAATGGACTTTAGATATTTTAAAACAATACCAAGCTAAAGCCACCTTCTTTTGTATAGGTCAAAATATTAAAAAACATCCAGACATCTTTAAGTCAATTGTAGAAGACAAACACACTGTAGGCAACCACACCTTCAATCATTTAAAAGGTTGGAAAACAAATACTAAGACATACATAGATAACACAGATATAACTCAAACTCTTATCGATTCTAAAATAAAAAATAGAAAATCTGAAATAAAACATCTCTTCCGTCCTCCTTTTGGAAAAATTAAGCGCAAGCAAGCAAAGATTCTAATAAATAAAGGATATAAAATTGTTATGTGGAGTGTCATTTCATATGACTGGGAGCAAAAACTTTCTCCTGAACAATGCTTGAAAAACGTCTTAAAACATACTACATCTGGAAGCATTGTTGTATTTCATGATAGTGTAAAAGCGTCAAGAAATATGCAGTTTGCGTTACCTAAAGTATTAGAACACTTTAGTCAAAAAGGGTATCAATTTAAAGCACTTTAA